A region of Ignatzschineria larvae DSM 13226 DNA encodes the following proteins:
- a CDS encoding RDD family protein, translating into MITYPRAQLHRRLGALLYDILCIVALEMVVGAIFLLFNSGEAITQGHPLYKAQQTCFAIVPFLYFIFFWLRDAHTTGMRAWRLRIQTLDEKPITAPKAIIRLFCAILSWIPFGLGYWWILVSPTRLAWHDRLSGTEIIQLPKKPKK; encoded by the coding sequence ATGATCACTTACCCTCGTGCACAGTTGCATCGCCGACTTGGTGCGCTTTTATACGATATTCTCTGCATTGTTGCCCTTGAAATGGTTGTGGGTGCGATCTTCTTACTCTTTAATAGTGGAGAAGCCATTACTCAAGGACACCCACTCTATAAAGCGCAGCAGACCTGTTTTGCCATTGTTCCCTTTCTCTACTTTATATTCTTTTGGCTAAGAGACGCGCATACGACCGGCATGCGTGCTTGGCGATTACGGATTCAAACACTCGATGAGAAGCCTATTACTGCACCTAAAGCCATTATTCGCCTCTTTTGTGCCATATTAAGTTGGATTCCTTTCGGTTTAGGTTATTGGTGGATTTTAGTCTCACCGACAAGGCTTGCTTGGCATGATCGGCTCTCAGGAACCGAAATTATTCAGTTACCGAAAAAACCAAAAAAATAG
- the mfd gene encoding transcription-repair coupling factor, which yields MKKISLKTLPIPAQKRTVEWQMENSAHFALHLVHSAKSSDRTLVVIVNDMRQAEDLATNCHFFGGEAVIFPDTETLPYDTFSPQIDIISERLSVLYRLKENQLSLIIVTIPTLMQRLAPRSFFDGSVLIFKKDDQIDREQFRANLEAAGYLNVQQVLSPGEFAARGSVFDLFPMGEKMPLRIDFFDDEIDSIRTFDPETGDTLATFPSISLLPTRELDTSERGLATFTQKYQATFSDDPALLKRAYLYQDTLKGNLPSGIEGYLPLFFEETATFFDYLPATSTLMLFPDINTEGLSFHQLVETRFERYRHDQERPILTPSRLYLTPKMLEGHLTQYPQVLLQWTTKFQPLVNLETLQQQVERGSAPYILTAETSGRRENLLNRLENESIKPKMAQDIAEAFHAPHPLMLVTGPLTQGFSNHNPDFRFITEAEFLGIKPRAYRAKGKVADIEAILTNLDTLEIGDPIIHINHGVGRYVGMDIIDDTELVVIQYRDNAKLYVPVTSLDLLSKYSGSEKQMAPLHKLGTDQWDKARRKAAEKANDTAAELLDIYARREAQTGKAMHIPIEYELFAKQFPYNTTPDQQRAIDEVIADLERGKMDRIICGDVGFGKTEVAMRAAFMVAMNGYQVAILAPTTLLAEQHAAAFQDRFADWPIKITALSRFRKTKETREILTAVAEGQIDIVIGTHRLLSKDTTFHKLGLVIVDEEHRFGVKQKERLRELRAEVNFMAMTATPIPRTLNMGLTGLKALSIIATPPENRIAVKTFVNEWSDELIVEACMREFKRGGQVYFLHNEVKTIEAVQQRLLELMPDINIGIAHGQMHETELEQVMLDFYHHRVNILLCTTIVESGIDVPNANTVIINRADHLGLAQLHQIRGRVGRSHHRAFCYLIIPESAAMTSDAKKRIEAIATTDTLGAGFMLANHDLEIRGAGELLGDAQSGEINAIGFSLYMELLSEAAEMVKRGGKLDVADPFNKGLEISIGAPALIQEDYLFDVSQRLSYYKRIASCKNSDDLDQIQVEMIDRYGLLPDSTKRLFRIAALKLKAKPLNLKKIEATSRGVRIIFGDQPRINPQKLIKLIQEKPQFYQLQGQEALRYQIPLENADIRLNAIQQLLDLLI from the coding sequence ATGAAAAAGATTTCGCTTAAGACCCTGCCTATCCCTGCACAGAAACGCACAGTTGAATGGCAGATGGAAAATAGCGCCCACTTTGCACTGCATCTTGTTCACTCGGCTAAAAGTAGTGACCGAACCTTAGTTGTTATTGTGAATGATATGCGTCAAGCTGAAGATTTAGCTACTAATTGTCACTTCTTTGGCGGAGAAGCAGTGATTTTCCCAGATACAGAAACACTGCCCTATGACACCTTTTCTCCACAGATTGATATCATTTCAGAACGCCTCTCTGTACTCTATCGCCTCAAAGAGAATCAGCTTTCTCTCATTATCGTTACCATTCCAACTTTGATGCAGCGACTAGCACCCAGAAGTTTCTTCGATGGATCGGTGCTTATTTTCAAAAAAGATGATCAGATCGATCGTGAGCAATTTCGTGCCAATTTGGAAGCTGCTGGTTATCTCAATGTACAACAGGTTTTATCTCCAGGTGAGTTTGCTGCCCGAGGTTCGGTCTTTGATCTCTTCCCGATGGGAGAAAAGATGCCGCTTCGAATCGATTTCTTCGATGATGAGATCGATTCTATTCGCACTTTTGATCCTGAAACTGGTGATACCTTAGCCACATTCCCCTCAATCTCCCTGCTTCCGACTCGGGAATTAGATACCAGTGAACGAGGCCTTGCGACCTTTACACAGAAATACCAAGCTACCTTTTCCGATGATCCAGCGCTCCTGAAGCGCGCCTATCTCTATCAAGACACGCTTAAGGGTAATCTCCCCTCCGGCATTGAAGGATATCTTCCGCTCTTCTTTGAGGAAACAGCCACTTTCTTTGACTATCTGCCGGCAACGAGTACATTAATGCTCTTCCCTGATATTAATACAGAAGGACTGAGCTTCCATCAATTAGTGGAAACCCGATTTGAGCGCTATCGACATGATCAAGAACGCCCGATCTTAACCCCTTCTCGGCTCTATCTCACACCCAAGATGCTAGAGGGTCACTTAACACAATATCCGCAAGTCTTATTACAATGGACTACCAAATTCCAACCACTGGTTAATTTAGAAACCTTACAACAACAAGTTGAAAGGGGTTCTGCTCCTTATATCTTAACGGCGGAAACCTCAGGGCGCCGAGAGAATCTACTCAACCGTTTAGAAAATGAATCTATCAAGCCTAAAATGGCTCAAGATATCGCTGAAGCCTTTCACGCTCCTCACCCCTTAATGCTGGTAACAGGACCTTTAACCCAAGGATTTAGTAATCACAATCCTGATTTTCGCTTTATTACTGAAGCAGAATTCTTAGGGATTAAACCTCGTGCCTATCGCGCTAAAGGGAAAGTAGCGGATATTGAAGCGATACTTACTAATCTCGATACTTTAGAGATTGGCGATCCGATTATTCATATCAATCATGGCGTCGGCCGTTATGTCGGTATGGATATCATTGATGACACCGAACTTGTGGTTATTCAATATCGCGATAATGCCAAGCTCTATGTGCCGGTCACTTCTCTCGACTTACTCTCGAAATATTCCGGCAGCGAAAAACAGATGGCACCACTGCATAAGCTTGGCACAGATCAATGGGATAAGGCGCGCCGGAAAGCCGCGGAAAAAGCCAATGATACTGCGGCCGAACTTCTCGATATCTATGCAAGACGGGAAGCTCAAACCGGCAAAGCGATGCACATTCCCATAGAGTATGAACTCTTTGCCAAACAATTCCCCTACAATACAACGCCCGATCAACAGCGGGCAATTGATGAAGTGATTGCGGATCTTGAACGGGGGAAAATGGATCGTATTATCTGTGGAGATGTAGGTTTTGGGAAAACAGAAGTCGCAATGAGGGCTGCATTTATGGTCGCGATGAATGGTTATCAAGTCGCCATTTTAGCACCGACAACCCTATTAGCAGAACAACATGCTGCAGCTTTCCAAGACCGTTTTGCCGATTGGCCTATTAAGATCACGGCGCTCTCTCGTTTTCGTAAAACGAAAGAGACTCGGGAGATTCTTACTGCTGTTGCCGAAGGGCAGATCGATATTGTCATCGGTACACATAGATTACTCTCAAAAGATACCACCTTTCACAAACTTGGATTGGTCATTGTCGATGAGGAACATCGTTTTGGAGTGAAGCAGAAAGAACGGTTACGAGAATTAAGAGCTGAGGTCAACTTCATGGCGATGACCGCAACGCCTATTCCTAGAACCCTCAATATGGGACTCACTGGCTTAAAAGCACTCTCCATCATTGCAACACCGCCGGAAAATCGTATTGCTGTTAAGACCTTTGTAAATGAGTGGAGCGATGAACTGATTGTCGAGGCTTGTATGCGGGAATTTAAGCGTGGTGGACAGGTCTACTTTCTTCATAATGAAGTGAAAACGATTGAAGCAGTACAACAACGCCTACTTGAGCTGATGCCCGATATTAATATCGGTATTGCCCATGGGCAGATGCATGAAACAGAGCTTGAGCAGGTGATGCTCGATTTTTATCATCATCGCGTGAATATCCTCCTCTGTACCACTATTGTAGAATCAGGGATCGATGTCCCCAATGCTAATACTGTTATTATTAATCGCGCCGATCATTTAGGACTTGCACAATTACATCAAATTCGTGGTCGTGTAGGCCGCTCCCATCATCGTGCCTTTTGTTACTTAATTATCCCTGAATCTGCAGCTATGACCTCAGATGCGAAAAAGCGTATTGAAGCGATTGCCACAACAGATACCTTAGGCGCAGGCTTTATGCTAGCGAATCATGATCTTGAGATTCGAGGGGCTGGAGAACTGCTCGGCGATGCGCAAAGCGGGGAGATTAATGCCATTGGTTTCTCTCTCTACATGGAACTTTTAAGTGAAGCGGCTGAAATGGTAAAACGCGGCGGTAAGCTTGATGTGGCGGATCCTTTTAATAAAGGTCTAGAGATCTCCATTGGCGCCCCGGCCTTAATTCAAGAGGATTATCTCTTCGATGTATCACAGCGACTCTCTTACTATAAGCGCATTGCAAGTTGTAAAAATAGTGATGACCTTGATCAAATTCAGGTAGAGATGATTGATAGATACGGTCTGTTACCGGATAGCACCAAACGTCTCTTTAGAATTGCAGCGCTCAAACTGAAAGCAAAACCGCTCAATCTGAAAAAAATTGAAGCCACAAGTCGTGGTGTTCGCATTATTTTTGGAGATCAACCACGAATTAATCCACAAAAGCTGATTAAACTGATTCAAGA